TCAAACGGCAATTAATTATAAgttgatttaatcaattatcCCTCAACTTTGTCTTAATAAAGCCAAGCCCACATCATTAATTTCACGCTCTGTGTTGGATCTAACTTCCAAAAATGCCCATCTCTAAAAACAAAATGCACGAAAACATATACAGCATTAATTCTAAATTAGCAATGTactaacaaaaaataaaaatataaattatcaaagtaaattaaatagaataatatgaaataataaacaaaaaatgtaaCAAAAATCTCGAACTTTGAATATATGCTTTAGAAGGGCACATGTGATGATGTGTCATATTACAACATTGGAAATTGTCATTTCTGATCATGTGCTATTTtccacttttatttatttatttttatattttttgggGATAAAATGCTCTTttccacctttttttttttttccattttcagtCTCATTTCATGTTATATGGTATCCTATGCTTAATTATATATGCCATCCAACCTTTCAAGTTGCCTAATCTATCCACTAATTCTCTTTCTAATCTAATGGTTCTAAGTAACTTCGAATCTATTTTGATTCTACGAAAAAatggttttgaaaattttgatttcaataatattaatattaaagttcctaattttagtacGGTTTAACCTTTTcatttatatgaaaatattaaaagttaagtatttttttatgaGAAATAACCTAAAGTGAATTTAGAGGTTGCATgagtttaaattataaattacaaaaataattaatcggAACTCCTATACTTCAAATTTATGTGCTTTTAGTTGTATAAATGTATATCACACGTgaaatttatagtttattttagtatatagagaaaaaagttttagaaaagttataattaatacATCGACTCCAATAATATTATAACTTATTTGAAgagaaaaactaaataaaagtttatgaaattttaaaagaaaaaatatatgattGTCCGTTCAAATATATCTCCACCGTTAGATATTGATGTTTCCTATATATGATCTAAATCACACTCAAGTATAACATAGCAAAGAATGTGACCGTTTGTTCAAATATATCTCCACTATTAGATCATAATTTTTCATATATGAGATCTATATCTACATCCATATGCGAAAAGATATATCACTTTAACTTAAATAGTTGTAACCAAAAAATGACATTATTGTTCATTTAAATATGTCTCTACCATTAGATCGtgatgttttatatatttatggTCTAGACATGTTCATACATAAAAGAATACACCACTTTACATATAACCACCTTGCTCGAATAGTTGTGACGAATGACAAAATATGAAGATGTATAAAGATTCTCCCGTAAGAATTTCTTTATATATACTATAGATTGTGATTGTGTTTCAATGTTGTAGTTTTGTACTAACTTTTAACTAAGGTTAGGGAGATATTTTGTAAAGCCTTAATCAATACATTACCATATTTGTGTGATACTAAAATCATGACTAGCatattaatatgaaattaaaactAGCTAGCTAGGGTTAAAAAGACAAGTTATTCTATCACAACTAAAATCTATGTTTTTTAAGGAAAGACCATAACTTCAGAtattctaaataataataataataaaaaaaaagattctgatttgatttattttggtttttgaaaaagaTAAGGCTGAAATAGCCCCTTAATTGATTTTGTGATGATTGTGAAGTGAAATGAAAAGTTATGGGAGGGATTTCGTGCATGAActttgaaagaaagaaagaaaaggaaagaaaatagagagaatGAGTGATGGACTAGATGCAATGTAAAAGGCAACACAACAAATAAACAGAGAATGGGACTCCATGACCCTTACCCaacataaaaactaaaaacatcaaaaacaaaaataaacatatCATGTGCAATATGCAAATATCTATCTCTCATCCCCCACAACAAAATTTGTCTAGTTTTAGGGCTTGGATTTGACATTTTCAGACTCTATTTGGACCTACCCTTTTCTCTATTTTGACTCTTTGCTTCACCATTCATTGCCCAAAAACTAAAACCTTTGCTCCCCCTCACAAGTTTTTGACAATTTTCCCGTCTCTAGTCCTTTATGGTAATCTCTCTTATTTATTCAAAACTATAATTTCCACACGATTTTCTACAAATGACAACATTCTTAACATGGACTTATCTTACAGCAATGTTTTTAAATGCAAAAAGCTTAGGATGCGTTTGGGAAATTGAAATGTAATCAAGATTACTAAGAATTAAAAGAGTGTTGGAAAGTGTGAATAATCGAGgacaaaatgaaaatgagatcGTAAAATATGAAAACGATGAGAAAGAGGGTTAGATTAAAACTGTCATAATGAAATGAATTTCCTCACAACGTACAATCTAAACATagattttttgttaaattacatTACAATCCTATTTCATTATGGACCACCAAACGAATTTATTTTGAAGCAATGATGAGAAAGTCATTTCAAATGAACTCtaaatttgtataatttttctaatttcaacGAAGAAGTTGTCGTTTTCTTGTTTATCTTTAGATGTGTGACGGTATTTCTAtccttaataatatttttttggaCTCACCACATAGTTCTGACATTATATCATGACTTGTTTTCTTAGTTTCAAAACCTGCCCACCGCCCAAAACACACACCATTGGAAACACAACTTTGAGACAATCATACAGCAAACCACACATCAAGATCAATGTCAGATTTACATACAGTCATTGGTTTTGTTTCTTAAACTAagaatttataatttttcaaaattaaaaatttaatatctgAACTTTTGATATTATTTAAGTTCATGAATCTGCAAAGTTTTATccagacacaaaattaaaaatccaaGAACTTATTAAAAGTGTAGAGAGCAAATTAGACTCAAAATGGAACAGAAGAACAATATATGAAATCCAACAAAAGAGATCAACCAACCCAGAAAAATAATCTGCGGCTGTAacctatatttatatattattatgtaaatttttacttttgtcagtaattttgtaaaattaacaaTCTGAGGGATCATACAATATGAATATGcaaaaaatgtattaaaaaaaaaaaaaaaagaataaataaaacattgattttttttttcaacagaAGCTCCATAAACTAATATCACTTTCGTcataaaaatcatcaataatgGGTGGATCAAATAGAGTCCCATCCATCATTTGCCCAACATACTTAGGGGAGAGTATGTCATCAAAGTTGAACCACGATGGATCCGTCATCATAAACGAATCGTTATTGGACGATGACGAGACagaggaagaagaggaggaggaaGGTGGTGGCGACGATGGCAGCACATCGTTAGATCCCAACGTATTACTGTCAACATTGCAATCGAAGAAGGCGGTGTTCGCGGCAGCTTCGGCAGCAACTCTTTGGATGGATTTTGGAGACATGACATTATTATGATCATCATGATTGGAAGagagaaaattatgaaaatgagcaaaggaagaagaagagattggaAAATTAAGATTGGCGGAGGAGCCTTTAAGACACAAGAGGGCCGCGTCGTAAGCCCTCGCAGCGGCCTCCGCCGTAGAATATGAACCTAACCATATTCTTGTCTTTTGATTGGGAGCTCTAATTTCAGAAACCCATGAGCCCCAGCTTCTCATTCTTACtcccttgtatttttttttacttgttgGAAGTGTCGTTGAATGATTGTCATCATTTGCTAATTCCTTCTTCACCATGTTGatcagataaaaaaaaatataaagtaaaATAAAGCTTGTTTGTGAACCAATAATGCTTGAAAATGGAGAAATGAGTACTGTAAATATTGAGGGAAGGAGAAATGAAACGAGTGGTGTATTTATAGAGAGAGAAGGGCTAGATTTTTGGggtttatatataataattgtgGGTTTGATTATTTCACTTAGATTCCTAAGtgaattatgtttaatttttagtgtAAATGGTTTGATTTACAAACACACGCAAATCGATATGGGTGACagatattttttagattaaataaatataaatacagATTTGAAAATCTAAAATTCGTCAAAGTTAAAATGACGTTTGGGTCCTGAAAAAAACCAAGAGATAAAGAAAAGTTATACagaactctttattattgaagAAGTCAAACTTCGTCCTCAAACTTATAGTTATAATTACGTTTATATGGTGAGGATTATTCTTTTGTTCTGTTTCTTTAAAAGGAAAGGGAAATTTTGGGAGATGACTTGGAAGGAAATTAAGTAATTTTGAGGGGAAAATatctattaaaataaaactacgctaaattattattataaatatactcGAGTTTCAACTTcgtcatttgtttaaaaaatatttttatattttcaaacgTTGTAATATTATTCCTCAACTTCCATAAAATGATAGATTAGaaatcttttgaaattttaaatagaaATCGAGACTTggattcaaattttgttttaggtCACTGACTGTCACACTACCATTTCATGTCTCAATATCATCggtccaaaattctaaaaaacttataactctaattttttaaaacttaggaGAAATATTGCAACTCTTGAAAGTAtatgagtattttt
This genomic window from Benincasa hispida cultivar B227 chromosome 4, ASM972705v1, whole genome shotgun sequence contains:
- the LOC120076439 gene encoding ethylene-responsive transcription factor ERF014-like, whose amino-acid sequence is MVKKELANDDNHSTTLPTSKKKYKGVRMRSWGSWVSEIRAPNQKTRIWLGSYSTAEAAARAYDAALLCLKGSSANLNFPISSSSFAHFHNFLSSNHDDHNNVMSPKSIQRVAAEAAANTAFFDCNVDSNTLGSNDVLPSSPPPSSSSSSSVSSSSNNDSFMMTDPSWFNFDDILSPKYVGQMMDGTLFDPPIIDDFYDESDISLWSFC